In Castor canadensis chromosome 11, mCasCan1.hap1v2, whole genome shotgun sequence, a single genomic region encodes these proteins:
- the Kcnj16 gene encoding inward rectifier potassium channel 16: MPKAQERMSYHGSNYQFVNVDPTYPGYPPEHVRAEKRRARRRLLHKDGSCNVYFKHIFGEWGSYVVDIFTTLVDTKWRHMFVIFSLSYILSWLIFGSIFWLIAFHHGDLLNDPDITPCVDNVHSFTAAFLFSLETQTTIGYGYRCVTEECSVAVLMVILQSILSCIINTFIIGAALAKMATARKRAQTIRFSYFALIGMRDGKLCLMWRIGDFRPNHVVEGTVRAQLLRYTEDSEGRMTMAFKDLKLVNDQIILVTPVTIVHEIDHESPLYALDRKAVAKDNFEILVTFIYTGDSTGTSHQSRSSYVPREILWGHRFNDVLEVKRKYYKVNCLQFEGSVEVYAPFCSAKQLDWKDQQLLNMEKAPPVGGSGTSDTNVRQKSFSAVAIVSSCENPEETTTSTLNECKEAPYQKAVLTLNRISVESQM, from the coding sequence ATGCCCAAGGCACAAGAAAGAATGAGCTACCATGGCAGCAACTATCAGTTTGTAAATGTGGACCCCACATACCCAGGCTATCCCCCAGAGCATGTGAGAGCTGAGAAGAGACGAGCACGAAGGCGTCTGCTTCACAAAGATGGCAGCTGTAACGTGTAtttcaagcacatttttggaGAATGGGGGAGCTATGTGGTCGACATTTTCACCACCCTGGTGGACACCAAATGGCGCCATatgtttgtgatattttctttgtcttatatTCTCTCCTGGTTGATATTTGGCTCTATTTTTTGGCTAATAGCCTTTCATCATGGGGATCTCTTAAATGACCCAGACATCACACCTTGTGTTGACAACGTGCATTCTTTCACAGCGGCTTTTTTATTCTCCCTTGAGACTCAAACCACCATAGGGTATGGTTACCGATGCGTCACTGAAGAGTGCTCAGTGGCAGTGCTCATGGTGATCCTTCAGTCCATCCTAAGTTGCATCATAAATACCTTCATCATTGGAGCTGCCTTGGCCAAGATGGCAACTGCTCGAAAGAGAGCCCAAACCATCCGATTTAGCTACTTTGCACTCATAGGTATGAGAGATGGGAAGCTATGCCTCATGTGGCGCATTGGTGATTTCCGACCCAACCATGTGGTTGAAGGAACTGTGAGAGCCCAACTTCTCCGTTACACAGAAGACAGTGAAGGGAGGATGACGATGGCATTCAAGGACCTCAAACTGGTCAATGACCAGATCATCCTGGTGACTCCCGTAACTATTGTTCATGAAATTGACCATGAGAGTCCTCTGTATGCCCTTGACCGCAAAGCAGTGGCCAAAGATAACTTTGAGATTTTGGTGACATTTATCTATACTGGTGATTCCACTGGGACATCCCATCAATCTAGAAGTTCGTATGTTCCCCGAGAAATTCTTTGGGGTCATAGGTTTAATGATGTTCTGGAAGTGAAAAGAAAGTATTACAAAGTGAATTGTTTGCAGTTTGAGGGAAGTGTAGAAGTCTATGCCCCCTTTTGCAGTGCCAAACAACTGGACTGGAAAGACCAACAGCTCCTCAATATGGAAAAAGCACCACCTGTAGGAGGATCTGGCACATCAGACACCAATGTCAGACAAAAGTCATTTAGTGCAGTTGCCATTGTGAGCAGCTGTGAAAACCCAGAGGAGACCACCACTTCTACCCTCAATGAGTGTAAGGAAGCACCTTATCAGAAAGCTGTCCTGACTTTAAATAGGATCTCTGTAGAATCCCAGATGTAG